In Brassica rapa cultivar Chiifu-401-42 chromosome A06, CAAS_Brap_v3.01, whole genome shotgun sequence, a single window of DNA contains:
- the LOC103871580 gene encoding rho GTPase-activating protein 5 yields the protein MDIGGPTDVQHVAHVTFDRFNGFLGLPSEFEPDVPKKAPSASATVFGVSTESMQLSYDSRGNCVPVILLLLQSRLYDQGGLKVEGIFRITGENSEEEYVREQLNKGMIPDGIDVHCLAGLIKAWFRELPRGVLDPLPSEQVLQCESDEDFIKVVRLLPQTEASLLNWAINLMADVVQFENVNKMNSRNLALVFAPNMSQMKDPLTALMYAVQVMKLLKCLTEKALREREVTSPPVDTRSSNEAEDGEKEVDNEEEDEEEEEGDGDGDGVYIIEEVDSEAEGGEKEVDKEEEEEEEEEEQDGDGVYIIEEEALQITRVVADDHKSESMKSAYDGSITSDSKGVDGVVQPLICNPDHIGNK from the exons ATGGACATTGGTGGTCCAACCGATGTTCAACACGTGGCTCACGTGACCTTTGATCGTTTCAACGGCTTCCTTGGCCTTCCGTCTGAGTTTGAGCCTGATGTCCCCAAGAAAGCTCCCAGTGCAAG TGCAACAGTGTTTGGAGTTTCAACAGAATCAATGCAGTTATCATATGATTCGAGAGGGAACTGTGTTCCTGTAATACTATTGCTACTGCAGAGCAGGCTATATGATCAAGGAGGGTTGAAGGTAGAAGGAATATTCAGGATAACAGGAGAGAACAGCGAGGAAGAGTATGTAAGGGAGCAGCTTAATAAAGGGATGATTCCTGATGGGATCGATGTTCATTGTCTAGCTGGACTTATAaag GCTTGGTTCAGAGAGCTGCCTAGAGGAGTGCTAGATCCTCTGCCATCTGAGCAAGTACTGCAATGTGAATCAGACGAGGATTTCATCAAGGTTGTGAGGCTATTACCTCAGACAGAAGCTTCTCTTCTCAACTGGGCCATCAATCTCATGGCTGATGTTGTTCAGTTTGAGAATGTTAACAAGATGAACTCTCGTAATCTTGCTTTAGTCTTTGCCCCTAACATGTCTCAG ATGAAAGACCCGTTAACCGCATTGATGTATGCGGTCCAAGTGATGAAGCTGCTGAAGTGCCTCACAGAGAAAGCCCTGAGAGAAAGGGAAGTCACTTCTCCCCCAGTTGATACAAGATCTAGCAATGAAGCCGAAGACGGCGAGAAGGAAGTAgacaatgaagaagaagatgaagaggaggaagaaggagatggagatggagatggCGTGTACATAATTGAGGAAGTAGACAGTGAAGCGGAAGGTGGCGAGAAGGAAgtagacaaagaagaagaagaagaagaagaagaagaagagcaagatGGAGATGGCGTGTACATAATTGAGGAAGAAGCATTGCAGATAACAAGAGTGGTTGCTGATGACCACAAGTCGGAGAGCATGAAGAGTGCGTATGATGGATCTATTACATCTGATTCAAAGGGAGTTGATGGAGTTGTGCAGCCACTCATTTGCAATCCAGACCACATAGGAAACAAGTGA
- the LOC103871581 gene encoding transmembrane 9 superfamily member 5 isoform X1, whose product MGQFLLQVLLALTFWIGSGSSTRYNAGDHVPFFVNKVGPLHNPSETYQYYDLPFCRPEPVIEKQETLGEVLNGDRLMSSLYELKFKEDKTHSVLCHKRLTSSEIARFRDTIAQDFYFQMYYDDLPLWGFVGKVERDYSVHGGEENAKYYLFSHLNFNVLHNADEVIEIQSLNDPSYLVDISQNVEIDVQFTYSVSWNLTSERSETRMNKYSQASLHPISKKIHYFSFLNSITVVVLVVGLLSLLFMRHLKNELRSSSNGDEEEKREVGWKLIQSDVFRCPRNISLLCGFLGTGAQMLILIIALFALAFTGFLYPYNRGTLLTSLVIVYTLTSVVAGYTSASFHSHFEGAKQRRSVRLAGIIYTVPFFIIVSILNTVAITYGATAALPFGTIVIIILIYTLLNIPFLMLGGVLENRFGLSEFQPPSAIKRNPREIPTQNWYRRKLYQMFLGGLVPFSAVALEWHQLYATLWGFKIYTSPGIMLFAFIVLILLSASVGVILTYIQLSGEDHEWWWRSFSCGGFAAIFMYGYGVFFYLRSDMTGLLQLSFYLGYTALFCYAFFLVLGTISFLASWMFIRHIYRSVKLE is encoded by the exons ATGGGGCAGTTTCTGCTACAAGTCCTGCTCGCATTGACCTTCTGGATCGGATCAGGCTCCTCGACTCGATACAATGCCGGCGATCATGTCCCTTTCTTCGTCAACAAAGTGGGTCCTCTCCACAATCCAAG TGAGACCTATCAGTACTATGATTTGCCCTTCTGTCGTCCAG AGCCTGTGATTGAGAAACAGGAAACTCTTGGGGAAGTTCTTAATGGTGACAGATTAATGAGCTCTTTATATGAGCTGAAATTTAAGGAGGACAAAACTCATTCCGTATTGTGCCACAAGAGATTAACCTCCAGTGAGATCGCCAGGTTCAGAGACACTATTGCTCAAGATTTCTACTTTCAAATGTATTACGATGATCTTCCCTTGTGGGGGTTTGTTGGCAAAGTAGAGAGAGATTATTCTGTTCATGGTGGGGAGGAGAATGCTAAGTATTATTTGTTCAGTCACTTGAACTTTAATGTTCTCCACAACGCAGATGAGGTTATTGAAATCCAAAGTCTTAACGATCCGAGTTACCTGGTTGACATATCACAGAACGTTGAGATTGATGTTCAGTTCACATACTCGGTTTCTTGGAATCTGACTTCAGAACGGTCTGAGACGAGAATGAATAAGTACTCTCAGGCGTCGCTTCATCCTATCAGCAAGAAGATTCATTATTTCTCGTTTCTTAACTCGATAACCGTTGTTGTTTTGGTTGTTGGGCTTCTTTCTTTGCTCTTCATGCGCCATCTCAAGAATGAACTAAGAAG TAGCTCAAacggagatgaagaagaaaaaagggaAGTGGGATGGAAACTCATACAAAGTGATGTGTTTAGATGTCCTCGCAACATCTCCTTGCTTTGTGGCTTCTTAGGAACTGGTGCTCAAATGCTAATCTT GATCATTGCTCTATTCGCATTAGCCTTCACCGGTTTTCTATACCCATACAATCGCGGAACGCTGCTCACTTCTCTTGTCATCGTGTACACTCTAACATCAGTAGTGGCTGGTTACACATCTGCTTCTTTCCATAGCCATTTCGAGGGAGCCAAACAG AGAAGGAGTGTTCGTCTCGCTGGGATCATCTACACGGTTCCTTTCTTCATAATAGTTTCGATCCTCAACACTGTGGCAATAACATACGGAGCAACGGCTGCACTCCCCTTTGGCACAATAGTCATCATCATACTCATCTACACTCTTTTGAATATCCCATTTCTCATGTTGGGAGGAGTTTTAGAGAACCGTTTCGGATTATCAGAGTTTCAGCCTCCTTCCGCTATTAAAAGAAACCCCAGAGAGATTCCAACACAGAACTGGTATCGGAGAAAGCTGTACCAGATGTTTCTTGGAGGCCTTGTGCCTTTCAGTGCAGTTGCTCTTGAGTGGCACCAACTCTACGCAACCTTGTGGGGGTTCAAAATATACACCTCCCCTGGGATAATGCTTTTCGCGTTCATTGTGCTCATCTTGTTGAGTGCGAGTGTTGGTGTTATCTTGACTTACATTCAGCTATCCGGTGAGGATCATGAGTGGTGGTGGAG ATCGTTCTCGTGCGGAGGCTTCGCGGCGATCTTCATGTATGGGTATGGAGTATTCTTCTATCTGAGGTCTGACATGACTGGGCTTCTGCAGTTGAGCTTCTACTTGGGATACACTGCTTTGTTCTGTTATGCTTTCTTCTTGGTTCTTGGAACCATAAGTTTCTTGGCTTCTTGGATGTTTATTCGCCATATCTACCGTTCTGTCAAGCTCGAATAA
- the LOC103871581 gene encoding transmembrane 9 superfamily member 5 isoform X2: MGQFLLQVLLALTFWIGSGSSTRYNAGDHVPFFVNKVGPLHNPSETYQYYDLPFCRPEPVIEKQETLGEVLNGDRLMSSLYELKFKEDKTHSVLCHKRLTSSEIARFRDTIAQDFYFQMYYDDLPLWGFVGKVERDYSVHGGEENAKYYLFSHLNFNVLHNADEVIEIQSLNDPSYLVDISQNVEIDVQFTYSVSWNLTSERSETRMNKYSQASLHPISKKIHYFSFLNSITVVVLVVGLLSLLFMRHLKNELRSSNGDEEEKREVGWKLIQSDVFRCPRNISLLCGFLGTGAQMLILIIALFALAFTGFLYPYNRGTLLTSLVIVYTLTSVVAGYTSASFHSHFEGAKQRRSVRLAGIIYTVPFFIIVSILNTVAITYGATAALPFGTIVIIILIYTLLNIPFLMLGGVLENRFGLSEFQPPSAIKRNPREIPTQNWYRRKLYQMFLGGLVPFSAVALEWHQLYATLWGFKIYTSPGIMLFAFIVLILLSASVGVILTYIQLSGEDHEWWWRSFSCGGFAAIFMYGYGVFFYLRSDMTGLLQLSFYLGYTALFCYAFFLVLGTISFLASWMFIRHIYRSVKLE, encoded by the exons ATGGGGCAGTTTCTGCTACAAGTCCTGCTCGCATTGACCTTCTGGATCGGATCAGGCTCCTCGACTCGATACAATGCCGGCGATCATGTCCCTTTCTTCGTCAACAAAGTGGGTCCTCTCCACAATCCAAG TGAGACCTATCAGTACTATGATTTGCCCTTCTGTCGTCCAG AGCCTGTGATTGAGAAACAGGAAACTCTTGGGGAAGTTCTTAATGGTGACAGATTAATGAGCTCTTTATATGAGCTGAAATTTAAGGAGGACAAAACTCATTCCGTATTGTGCCACAAGAGATTAACCTCCAGTGAGATCGCCAGGTTCAGAGACACTATTGCTCAAGATTTCTACTTTCAAATGTATTACGATGATCTTCCCTTGTGGGGGTTTGTTGGCAAAGTAGAGAGAGATTATTCTGTTCATGGTGGGGAGGAGAATGCTAAGTATTATTTGTTCAGTCACTTGAACTTTAATGTTCTCCACAACGCAGATGAGGTTATTGAAATCCAAAGTCTTAACGATCCGAGTTACCTGGTTGACATATCACAGAACGTTGAGATTGATGTTCAGTTCACATACTCGGTTTCTTGGAATCTGACTTCAGAACGGTCTGAGACGAGAATGAATAAGTACTCTCAGGCGTCGCTTCATCCTATCAGCAAGAAGATTCATTATTTCTCGTTTCTTAACTCGATAACCGTTGTTGTTTTGGTTGTTGGGCTTCTTTCTTTGCTCTTCATGCGCCATCTCAAGAATGAACTAAGAAG CTCAAacggagatgaagaagaaaaaagggaAGTGGGATGGAAACTCATACAAAGTGATGTGTTTAGATGTCCTCGCAACATCTCCTTGCTTTGTGGCTTCTTAGGAACTGGTGCTCAAATGCTAATCTT GATCATTGCTCTATTCGCATTAGCCTTCACCGGTTTTCTATACCCATACAATCGCGGAACGCTGCTCACTTCTCTTGTCATCGTGTACACTCTAACATCAGTAGTGGCTGGTTACACATCTGCTTCTTTCCATAGCCATTTCGAGGGAGCCAAACAG AGAAGGAGTGTTCGTCTCGCTGGGATCATCTACACGGTTCCTTTCTTCATAATAGTTTCGATCCTCAACACTGTGGCAATAACATACGGAGCAACGGCTGCACTCCCCTTTGGCACAATAGTCATCATCATACTCATCTACACTCTTTTGAATATCCCATTTCTCATGTTGGGAGGAGTTTTAGAGAACCGTTTCGGATTATCAGAGTTTCAGCCTCCTTCCGCTATTAAAAGAAACCCCAGAGAGATTCCAACACAGAACTGGTATCGGAGAAAGCTGTACCAGATGTTTCTTGGAGGCCTTGTGCCTTTCAGTGCAGTTGCTCTTGAGTGGCACCAACTCTACGCAACCTTGTGGGGGTTCAAAATATACACCTCCCCTGGGATAATGCTTTTCGCGTTCATTGTGCTCATCTTGTTGAGTGCGAGTGTTGGTGTTATCTTGACTTACATTCAGCTATCCGGTGAGGATCATGAGTGGTGGTGGAG ATCGTTCTCGTGCGGAGGCTTCGCGGCGATCTTCATGTATGGGTATGGAGTATTCTTCTATCTGAGGTCTGACATGACTGGGCTTCTGCAGTTGAGCTTCTACTTGGGATACACTGCTTTGTTCTGTTATGCTTTCTTCTTGGTTCTTGGAACCATAAGTTTCTTGGCTTCTTGGATGTTTATTCGCCATATCTACCGTTCTGTCAAGCTCGAATAA